One genomic window of Pseudomonas aeruginosa includes the following:
- a CDS encoding chemotaxis protein CheW: protein MNQAVIEQDGMSRNTPANPTPDSLTGLLLPLSDRTLLLPNVAVAELIAYRNPQVAAGLPQWYLGQVAWRDLRLPLLSFEAASSGEQQPVLGSSARVVVINALGGRPHVKFLALLVQGIPRSVRLDANLASTAAPLAALELAAVDIGGETARIPDLAGLEEKLADAGLI, encoded by the coding sequence ATGAACCAGGCCGTGATCGAGCAGGATGGCATGAGCCGGAACACCCCAGCCAACCCGACCCCGGACAGCCTCACCGGGCTGCTCCTGCCGCTGAGCGACCGCACCCTGCTGTTGCCCAACGTCGCCGTGGCCGAACTGATCGCCTATCGCAACCCGCAGGTCGCCGCCGGCCTGCCGCAGTGGTACCTGGGCCAGGTGGCCTGGCGCGACCTGCGCCTGCCGCTGCTGTCCTTCGAGGCGGCCTCCAGCGGCGAACAGCAGCCGGTGCTCGGCAGCAGCGCGCGGGTGGTGGTCATCAACGCCCTCGGCGGACGACCCCATGTGAAGTTCCTCGCCCTGCTGGTGCAGGGCATTCCGCGCTCGGTGCGGCTGGACGCCAATCTCGCTAGCACCGCCGCGCCGCTGGCGGCGCTGGAACTGGCGGCGGTGGACATCGGCGGCGAAACCGCACGGATTCCGGACCTGGCCGGGCTCGAAGAGAAGCTCGCCGACGCCGGCCTGATCTGA
- a CDS encoding chemotaxis protein CheB, translating into MSERVTPRVAVIADTSLQRHVLQQALLGHGYEVVLNADPARVDDAALECAPDLWLVDLTQQDDSPLLDSLLEQDRAPVLFGEGHAPERHTEHYPRWERRLIGKLKRLIGDPSDGVGDSLGALLDEERPPRLEIPGDLAAMPLQAGEAAREVWLLAASLGGPAAVKAFLDALPGGLPIGFLYAQHIDASFEQNLPQAVGRHSQWHVKNVRDGEALRCGEVMVVPVLHELGFHHDGRLKCSQRSWPEPYTPSIDQMMLNLAQQFGPDCGVIVFSGMGSDGSAAAAYVRRQGGEVWTQRADSCVCSSMPDSLREAGYSSFNASPRELAEALVKHLAARCAPTGVET; encoded by the coding sequence ATGAGTGAGCGCGTCACGCCACGGGTCGCGGTGATCGCCGACACCTCGTTGCAGCGCCATGTGTTGCAACAGGCGCTGCTCGGCCATGGTTACGAGGTGGTGCTCAACGCCGACCCGGCCAGGGTCGACGACGCCGCGCTGGAGTGCGCGCCCGACCTGTGGCTGGTGGACCTGACCCAGCAGGACGACTCGCCGCTGCTGGACAGCCTGCTGGAGCAGGACCGTGCGCCGGTGCTGTTCGGCGAGGGCCACGCGCCGGAGCGGCATACCGAACATTACCCGCGCTGGGAGCGGCGGCTGATCGGCAAGCTGAAGCGCTTGATCGGCGACCCCAGCGATGGCGTTGGCGACAGCCTCGGCGCATTGCTCGACGAGGAGCGTCCGCCGCGCCTGGAGATTCCCGGCGACCTCGCGGCGATGCCGCTGCAGGCCGGCGAAGCGGCCCGCGAGGTGTGGCTGCTGGCGGCCTCGCTCGGCGGCCCGGCGGCGGTGAAGGCATTTCTCGACGCCTTGCCCGGCGGCCTGCCGATCGGCTTCCTCTATGCCCAGCACATCGATGCCAGCTTCGAGCAGAACCTGCCGCAGGCAGTCGGCCGGCACAGCCAGTGGCATGTGAAGAACGTCCGCGACGGCGAAGCGCTGCGTTGCGGCGAGGTCATGGTGGTGCCGGTGCTGCACGAGCTCGGTTTCCACCACGACGGGCGACTGAAATGCAGCCAGCGTTCCTGGCCGGAACCCTACACCCCGTCCATCGACCAGATGATGCTCAACCTGGCCCAGCAGTTCGGCCCCGACTGCGGGGTGATCGTTTTCAGCGGCATGGGTAGCGACGGCAGCGCCGCTGCCGCCTACGTGCGGCGCCAGGGTGGCGAGGTATGGACCCAGCGCGCCGACAGTTGCGTCTGTTCGAGCATGCCGGACAGCTTGCGCGAAGCCGGTTACAGCAGTTTCAATGCCAGCCCCCGCGAACTGGCCGAGGCATTGGTCAAGCATCTGGCCGCACGCTGCGCGCCGACAGGAGTCGAAACATGA
- a CDS encoding AraC family transcriptional regulator gives MAGLQHARIGASLEVASASLAGHRFEKHSHDEFVISANLCGLEDVWLDGRTFQADSGDLTLYNPGQIQGGGVRDGQPWRFASLYLPAAELASSLDLSSVEFDRPLLRSPALGRELAASIEALLASDRFARERGEERLLDFLGRLLAASGTRLPQRADPGRPAVARLQALLAERLAEPPDLDEMAEQVGLSKYHLLRAFKKATGLSPRQWSMQLRTRRALGLLRRGLAVGEVAHALGFADQSHLTRYFTSAYGISPGRYQRAVRG, from the coding sequence ATGGCCGGCCTGCAGCACGCGCGGATCGGCGCCTCCCTCGAGGTCGCCAGCGCCAGCCTGGCCGGGCACCGCTTCGAGAAGCACAGCCACGACGAGTTCGTCATCAGCGCCAACCTCTGCGGATTGGAAGATGTCTGGCTGGATGGCCGTACCTTCCAGGCCGACAGCGGCGACCTGACCCTCTACAACCCGGGGCAGATCCAGGGCGGCGGCGTCCGCGACGGCCAGCCCTGGCGCTTCGCCAGCCTCTATCTGCCTGCCGCCGAACTGGCGAGCAGCCTGGATCTTTCCTCCGTCGAGTTCGACCGCCCGCTGCTGCGCAGTCCGGCGCTGGGCCGCGAGTTGGCCGCCAGCATCGAAGCCTTGCTGGCCAGCGACCGTTTCGCCCGCGAACGGGGCGAGGAGCGCCTGCTGGATTTCCTTGGCCGCCTGCTGGCGGCGAGCGGCACCCGCCTGCCGCAGAGGGCCGATCCTGGGCGCCCGGCTGTCGCCCGCCTGCAGGCGCTGCTCGCCGAGCGCCTGGCCGAACCGCCGGACCTGGATGAGATGGCGGAGCAGGTGGGCCTGTCGAAATACCACCTGCTGCGGGCGTTCAAGAAGGCCACCGGGCTCAGCCCGCGCCAGTGGAGCATGCAACTGCGCACCCGCCGCGCCCTCGGCCTGTTGCGCCGTGGCCTGGCGGTGGGCGAGGTGGCCCACGCCCTGGGCTTCGCCGATCAGAGCCACCTGACCCGTTACTTCACCAGCGCCTACGGCATTTCGCCGGGCCGCTACCAGCGCGCCGTGCGCGGCTGA
- a CDS encoding 16S rRNA (uracil(1498)-N(3))-methyltransferase: MRLSRFFVDQPLSLGQHDLPEAQAHYIGRVLRHATGDAVQLFDGSGREYLGELVEVGKKNVRVELREQFAGQPDSPLRIHLGQGLSRGERMDWAIQKATELGVAEITPIVSERCEVRLKDERADKRLQHWRQVAISACEQCGRSSLPLIHPPLALEDWLRGRDDDLRLVLHPVAAPLASHAPPSRLAFLVGPEGGLSDAEVEQAQAAGFHSARLGPRVLRTETAPVVALAVAQQLWGDFA, from the coding sequence ATGCGCCTGTCCCGCTTCTTCGTCGACCAGCCTCTCTCCCTCGGCCAGCACGACCTGCCCGAGGCCCAGGCCCACTACATCGGCCGCGTGCTGCGGCACGCCACGGGCGACGCCGTGCAACTGTTCGACGGCAGCGGCCGGGAATACCTCGGCGAGCTGGTCGAGGTCGGCAAGAAGAATGTCCGCGTCGAACTCCGCGAGCAGTTCGCCGGCCAGCCCGACTCGCCCCTGCGTATCCACCTGGGGCAAGGCCTGTCGCGCGGCGAGCGGATGGACTGGGCGATCCAGAAGGCCACCGAGCTGGGGGTGGCGGAAATCACCCCGATCGTCAGCGAGCGTTGCGAAGTGCGCCTGAAGGACGAGCGCGCCGACAAGCGCCTGCAGCACTGGCGCCAGGTGGCGATCAGCGCCTGCGAGCAGTGCGGCCGTTCGAGCCTGCCGCTGATCCATCCGCCTCTGGCCCTGGAGGACTGGCTGCGCGGGCGGGACGATGACCTCAGGCTGGTCCTGCACCCTGTGGCCGCCCCCCTGGCCAGCCATGCGCCGCCGTCGCGCCTGGCCTTCCTGGTGGGTCCCGAAGGCGGCCTGAGCGATGCCGAGGTGGAGCAGGCTCAGGCGGCCGGTTTCCACTCCGCGCGCCTCGGCCCGCGAGTGCTGCGCACCGAGACCGCGCCGGTGGTAGCGTTGGCGGTGGCCCAGCAACTCTGGGGCGACTTCGCCTGA
- a CDS encoding LysE family translocator: MLAIFLAALLFGFAFNVSPGAVFSETLRRGLTGGFRPALLVQLGSLIGDAVWALLGLTGLALLLGYEQVRIPLTLACAAYLAWLGVQGLRDAWSPPLAAEDAGEQGRNAFGAGAAISLSNPKNVVYWGALGSALAGIVDGTPNQAQSLVFFAGFMLSSLIWCFCCAALVDWLRRNTSLFWHRVSYAGCGVLLLGLAGLALRGL, from the coding sequence ATGCTCGCCATCTTCCTCGCCGCCTTGCTGTTCGGTTTCGCCTTCAATGTTTCCCCTGGCGCGGTGTTCAGCGAAACGCTGCGCCGCGGTTTGACCGGCGGCTTCCGCCCGGCGTTGCTGGTGCAACTGGGGTCGCTGATCGGCGATGCCGTCTGGGCCCTGCTCGGGCTTACCGGACTGGCGCTGCTGCTGGGCTACGAGCAGGTGCGGATTCCCCTGACCCTGGCCTGTGCCGCCTACCTGGCCTGGCTCGGCGTGCAAGGCTTGCGCGACGCCTGGAGTCCGCCGCTGGCGGCGGAGGATGCCGGCGAGCAGGGGCGCAACGCCTTCGGCGCCGGCGCGGCGATCTCCCTGTCCAATCCGAAGAACGTGGTCTACTGGGGTGCCCTCGGCAGCGCCCTGGCGGGGATCGTCGACGGCACGCCGAACCAGGCGCAGTCGCTGGTGTTCTTCGCCGGTTTCATGCTCTCGTCGCTGATCTGGTGCTTTTGCTGCGCGGCGCTGGTGGACTGGCTGCGGCGCAACACCTCGCTGTTCTGGCACCGCGTCAGCTACGCCGGTTGCGGCGTGCTCCTGCTCGGCCTGGCGGGACTGGCGCTGCGCGGGCTGTAG
- the chpA gene encoding chemotaxis signal transduction system protein ChpA produces MGDRHDYVALEWVKGEIAETLKQARQALEAFVENPQDPTRMRFCLTYVHQVQGTLQMVEFYGAALLAEEMEQLVQALLDGRVPNQGEALEVLMQAILQLPVYLDRIQTARRDLPMVVLPLLNDLRAARGEKLLSETSLFAPDLSQRQPQLDGEAIAQLRTDELGGLLRKLRQTQQMALVGLLRNQDVATSLGYLARVYARLEGLCREAPLGPLWSIASGLVEGLANGSVVNSASVRTLLRQLDRELKRLVEQGADGLNQAAPDELVKNLLFYVAKAPSQSPRIRALKEQYRLDEALPDHETVDAERARLAGPDRDAMRSVVGALCEELVRIKDSLDLFVRSDRGHPSELDALLAPLKQIADTLAVLGFGQPRKVILDQLDVIHALAQGRREPSDAILMDVAGALLYVEATLAGMAGPGDERNSEESRLPTTDVAQIHQLVIKEARNGLEQAKDAIIEFIASQWNHEHLARVPELLTQVRGGLAMIPLERAATLLETCNRYIQEQLLARKAVPDWQSLDTLADAITSVEYYLERLSEDHASQSDLILDVAEDSLANLGYTLKPNSSAPAEPGLSGPAAIESPAAEPERPEAVVEVAETAEQPPADTAPAEAAREDAPQLASDDNWTLGEVAPDAGEPSLDLALDLPLDDSAEVPPALPEVVEESGQPQSTPAPARSLDDFSLDEIDLSGLDLPADAAPASGPAALADWSLPEQWGLGDDLAQPAQAGETLDLSLEEPALSFDAPLESLEPLPALEPFDGSAEQELVLDALDPLPLDVALPEAEGEVSAWEGSSLEELDLSDLDLPEVQLPEAEAEAEAPPAAEALASEAPALSLAEVMAAPVQPINPPAQNVPVSLLPPPADEEPVDEELREVFIEEAGEVLETIGRYLPAWKADHDDREALTEVRRAFHTLKGSGRMVRALVIGELAWSIENLFNRVLDRSIAASEPVQRVVDQVVALLPELVEEFAANAQRQRDDVDLLAATAHALAKGEPLPEPPAPDDGGVPPEAGAEQPSSLDNGVQAPPLADAPQAAAEAQSDVELLDPQLLEIFTNEAETHLEALVGFLADCARELPQPVTDALQRALHTLKGSAHMAGILPIAEIATPLEKLVKEYKSNLLAFDLREAELLHDAEQLFRIGLEQVGAQRPLNPIPGSDALLERIEALHQERIASLEAERYSDAGERRDPLLIEAFLVEGMDILLDAEDLLERWHEHPQERQELSALREELSTLDRGARHAELPQVEELCQALLALYDAVEEGRLAVSPAFFEEARQAHEALIGMMDQVAAGLQVTPRPERVAALQELLEAPAAEAVPFIDPESLGADDFPPEDEEPALPEAVFEEAGTPAEETVPAAPAPAPGRELDEEMVSIFLEEAVDILESAGQALAQWQAEPGALSSLSALQRDLHTLKGGARMAEIAEIGDLAHELEALYEGLVDRRYQHSPQLAGLLQACHDRLAEQLDQLSAGQPLADPHDLIQSIRRFRQGPVAEAATPGEAESPVEELVAPAVEEPAAPAAEAFEERDPELVEIFLEEGFDILDSAAAALQRWMDDVDNTIELEALQRDLHTLKGGARMAEIGEIGDLAHELEFLYEGLCGGRLRASPALFGLLQRCHDELAEMLEAVRGHRTLPDGQALIAEIRRLRSDPDEQLSVPTSVSLKPLAAKGAAADESEILDIFLEEADDLLENLELALGRWDGGNGDAQPLDDLLRILHTLKGGARLAGQTELGNLAHDLEQHLTDAQQQGAPWPDSLLLDAQSGLEGLQRQVDLLRERLAEDDEAGERPEPAQALVQADDTDRAVASALAELTRLAPAAGAIMAAEAAPPAAPATTLPFVRKAQEAAQEAASRRAPQELVKVPAELLENLVNLAGETSIFRGRVEQQVSDVGFTLGEMESTIERVRDQLRRLDTETQAQILSRHQADAERAGYEEFDPLEMDRYSQLQQLSRALFESASDLLDLKETLAAKNRDAETLLLQQARVNTELQEGLMRTRMVPFDRLVPRLRRIVRQVAGELGKQVEFVVGNADGEMDRTVLERIVAPLEHMLRNAVDHGIESGETRRAAGKPEHGTIRLNIGREGGDILLTLSDDGAGIRLDAVRRKAIERGLMSADSDLSDHEVLQFVLESGFSTAEKVTQISGRGVGLDVANSEVKQLGGSVSIQTEPGQGTRFNVRLPFTVSVNRALMVLSGEDLYAVPLNTIEGIVRVSPYELEALYDQRGEAGLDTPSFEYAGQSYELKYLGELLNNGQEPKLVGQSLPLPVILVRSSEHAVAVQVDSLAGSREIVVKSLGPQFAGVAGISGATLLGDGRVVVILDLLATIRSRHALLGQESRRERLALRQEMAASESEQQRPPLVMVVDDSVTVRKVTTRLLERNGMNVLTAKDGVDAIAQLQEHRPDILLLDIEMPRMDGFEVATLVRHDERLGNLPIIMITSRTGEKHRERALGIGVNQYLGKPYQETELLEAIQSLVGQHE; encoded by the coding sequence GCACCCTGCAGATGGTCGAGTTCTACGGCGCGGCCCTGCTCGCCGAGGAAATGGAGCAATTGGTCCAGGCCTTGCTGGACGGTCGCGTGCCGAACCAGGGCGAGGCCCTGGAAGTGCTGATGCAGGCGATCCTGCAACTGCCGGTCTACCTCGACCGGATCCAGACCGCCCGGCGCGACCTGCCGATGGTGGTCCTGCCGCTGCTCAACGACCTGCGCGCCGCGCGCGGCGAGAAGCTGCTCTCGGAAACCAGCCTGTTCGCGCCCGACCTGTCGCAGCGCCAGCCGCAACTGGACGGCGAGGCCATCGCGCAACTGCGCACCGACGAACTCGGCGGCTTGCTGCGCAAGCTGCGCCAGACCCAGCAGATGGCCCTGGTCGGCCTGCTGCGCAACCAGGACGTGGCCACCAGCCTCGGCTACCTGGCGCGTGTCTATGCGCGCCTGGAGGGCCTGTGCCGCGAGGCACCGCTGGGGCCGCTGTGGAGCATCGCTTCCGGCCTGGTCGAGGGCCTGGCCAACGGTAGCGTGGTCAACAGCGCCTCGGTGCGCACCCTGCTGCGCCAGCTCGACCGCGAACTCAAGCGCCTGGTCGAGCAGGGCGCCGACGGCCTGAACCAGGCCGCGCCGGACGAGCTGGTGAAGAACCTGCTGTTCTACGTGGCCAAGGCGCCTTCGCAGTCGCCGCGGATCCGCGCTCTGAAGGAACAGTACCGCCTCGACGAGGCGCTGCCCGACCACGAGACGGTGGACGCCGAGCGCGCCCGCCTCGCCGGACCCGACCGCGATGCGATGCGTTCGGTGGTCGGTGCCTTGTGCGAGGAACTGGTGCGGATCAAGGACAGCCTCGACCTGTTCGTGCGCAGCGACCGTGGCCACCCCTCGGAACTGGACGCCCTCCTGGCGCCGCTCAAGCAGATCGCCGATACCCTGGCGGTACTCGGCTTCGGCCAACCGCGCAAGGTCATCCTCGACCAGTTGGACGTCATCCACGCCCTGGCCCAGGGCCGCCGCGAGCCGAGCGACGCGATCCTGATGGACGTCGCCGGCGCGTTGCTCTACGTCGAGGCCACCCTGGCCGGCATGGCCGGTCCCGGCGACGAGCGCAACAGCGAGGAAAGCCGCCTGCCCACCACCGATGTGGCGCAGATCCACCAGTTGGTGATCAAGGAAGCGCGCAACGGTCTGGAGCAGGCCAAGGACGCGATCATCGAGTTCATCGCCTCGCAGTGGAACCACGAGCACCTGGCCCGCGTGCCGGAGCTGCTGACCCAGGTCCGCGGCGGCCTGGCGATGATCCCGCTGGAGCGCGCCGCGACCCTGCTGGAAACCTGCAACCGCTATATCCAGGAACAGCTGCTGGCGCGCAAGGCGGTGCCGGACTGGCAGAGCCTGGATACCCTGGCCGATGCCATCACCAGCGTCGAGTATTACCTGGAGCGCCTGAGCGAGGACCATGCCAGCCAGAGCGACCTGATCCTCGACGTCGCCGAGGACAGCCTGGCGAACCTCGGCTATACGCTGAAACCGAATTCGTCGGCCCCGGCCGAGCCTGGCCTGTCCGGGCCCGCTGCCATCGAGTCCCCGGCTGCCGAGCCGGAGAGGCCGGAGGCGGTCGTCGAGGTCGCCGAGACAGCGGAGCAACCGCCCGCCGACACGGCTCCTGCCGAGGCCGCGAGGGAAGATGCCCCGCAGTTGGCCAGCGACGACAACTGGACCCTTGGCGAAGTCGCGCCCGACGCCGGCGAGCCGTCCCTCGACCTGGCCCTGGACCTGCCGCTGGACGATTCCGCCGAAGTGCCGCCGGCGTTGCCGGAGGTGGTCGAGGAGAGCGGCCAGCCGCAGTCGACCCCGGCGCCTGCCCGCAGCCTGGACGATTTCAGCCTCGACGAGATCGATCTCTCCGGCCTCGACCTGCCCGCCGATGCGGCCCCGGCCTCCGGGCCGGCGGCCCTGGCGGACTGGTCGCTGCCGGAGCAGTGGGGGCTCGGCGATGACCTGGCGCAGCCGGCGCAGGCCGGCGAGACGTTGGATCTGAGCCTGGAGGAGCCGGCGCTGTCCTTCGACGCGCCGCTGGAAAGCCTCGAGCCGTTGCCGGCGCTGGAGCCTTTCGACGGCTCCGCTGAACAGGAGCTGGTTCTCGATGCGCTCGATCCGCTGCCGCTGGATGTAGCCTTGCCGGAGGCGGAGGGCGAGGTGTCCGCCTGGGAGGGCTCGAGCCTGGAGGAACTGGATCTTTCCGACCTCGATCTCCCCGAGGTGCAATTGCCCGAGGCTGAGGCTGAGGCCGAGGCGCCGCCTGCCGCCGAGGCGCTCGCCAGCGAAGCGCCGGCCCTGTCTCTGGCCGAGGTGATGGCTGCGCCGGTGCAGCCGATCAACCCGCCGGCGCAGAACGTTCCGGTCAGCCTGCTGCCACCGCCGGCCGACGAGGAACCGGTGGACGAGGAACTGCGCGAGGTCTTCATCGAGGAGGCCGGCGAGGTCCTGGAGACCATCGGCCGCTACCTGCCGGCCTGGAAAGCCGACCACGACGACCGCGAAGCGCTGACCGAGGTACGCCGTGCCTTCCATACCCTCAAGGGTAGCGGACGGATGGTCCGTGCCCTGGTGATCGGCGAACTGGCCTGGTCGATAGAGAACCTGTTCAACCGCGTGCTCGATCGCAGCATCGCCGCCAGCGAGCCGGTGCAGCGAGTGGTGGACCAGGTCGTGGCCCTGTTGCCGGAGCTGGTCGAGGAGTTCGCCGCCAATGCCCAGCGCCAGCGCGACGATGTCGACCTGCTGGCGGCCACCGCGCATGCCCTGGCCAAGGGCGAGCCGCTGCCGGAACCGCCGGCGCCGGACGACGGCGGAGTACCGCCGGAAGCCGGGGCGGAGCAGCCGTCGAGCCTGGACAACGGCGTCCAGGCGCCGCCATTGGCCGACGCGCCGCAGGCCGCTGCCGAGGCGCAGAGCGACGTCGAACTGCTCGATCCGCAACTGCTGGAGATCTTCACCAACGAGGCGGAAACCCATCTCGAGGCCCTGGTCGGCTTCCTCGCCGACTGCGCCCGCGAACTGCCGCAGCCGGTCACCGATGCCTTGCAGCGTGCCCTGCATACCCTCAAGGGCAGCGCACACATGGCCGGCATCCTGCCGATCGCGGAGATCGCCACGCCGCTGGAAAAACTGGTCAAGGAATACAAGTCCAACCTGCTCGCCTTCGACCTGCGCGAAGCGGAGTTGCTGCACGACGCCGAGCAACTGTTCCGCATCGGCCTGGAGCAGGTCGGCGCGCAACGGCCATTGAACCCGATCCCCGGCAGCGACGCGTTGCTGGAGCGTATCGAGGCACTGCATCAGGAACGCATCGCCTCGCTCGAGGCCGAGCGCTACAGCGATGCCGGCGAGCGCCGCGATCCGTTGCTGATCGAGGCGTTCCTCGTCGAAGGCATGGACATCCTGCTGGACGCCGAGGACCTGCTCGAGCGCTGGCACGAGCATCCGCAGGAGCGCCAGGAACTGAGTGCGCTGCGCGAGGAGCTCAGCACTCTGGACCGGGGCGCCCGGCATGCCGAGCTGCCACAGGTGGAAGAACTCTGCCAGGCCTTGCTGGCGCTCTACGATGCCGTCGAGGAAGGCCGCCTGGCGGTCAGCCCGGCGTTCTTCGAGGAAGCCCGCCAGGCCCACGAGGCGCTGATCGGGATGATGGACCAGGTCGCCGCCGGCCTGCAGGTCACGCCGCGTCCGGAGCGGGTCGCGGCCCTGCAGGAGCTGTTGGAAGCGCCCGCCGCCGAGGCCGTTCCGTTCATCGACCCGGAGAGCCTCGGCGCCGACGATTTCCCCCCGGAAGACGAAGAACCGGCCCTCCCCGAGGCGGTCTTCGAAGAGGCCGGGACGCCTGCCGAGGAGACCGTACCGGCAGCGCCTGCACCGGCTCCCGGCCGCGAGCTGGACGAGGAAATGGTGTCGATCTTCCTCGAAGAGGCGGTGGACATCCTCGAAAGCGCCGGCCAGGCACTGGCCCAATGGCAGGCCGAGCCGGGCGCGCTGTCTTCGCTCAGCGCCCTGCAGCGCGACCTGCATACCCTCAAGGGCGGCGCACGGATGGCCGAGATCGCCGAGATCGGCGACCTGGCCCACGAGCTGGAGGCCCTCTACGAAGGACTGGTCGACCGCCGTTACCAGCACTCCCCGCAACTGGCCGGATTGCTGCAAGCCTGTCACGACCGCCTGGCCGAACAGCTCGACCAGTTGAGCGCCGGCCAGCCCCTGGCCGACCCGCACGACCTTATCCAGTCGATCCGCCGGTTCCGCCAGGGCCCGGTGGCCGAGGCCGCGACACCGGGCGAGGCGGAAAGCCCTGTCGAGGAACTCGTTGCACCTGCCGTCGAGGAGCCCGCCGCGCCCGCTGCGGAGGCGTTCGAAGAGCGCGATCCCGAACTGGTGGAGATCTTCCTCGAGGAAGGCTTCGATATCCTCGACAGCGCTGCCGCCGCGTTGCAGCGCTGGATGGACGACGTCGACAACACCATCGAACTGGAAGCCTTGCAGCGCGACCTGCATACCCTCAAGGGCGGTGCGCGGATGGCCGAGATCGGCGAGATCGGCGACCTCGCCCATGAGCTTGAATTCCTCTACGAAGGCCTCTGCGGTGGACGCCTGCGCGCCAGCCCGGCCTTGTTCGGCCTGCTGCAGCGCTGCCACGACGAGCTGGCCGAGATGCTCGAGGCGGTGCGTGGCCACCGCACGCTGCCCGACGGGCAGGCGCTGATCGCGGAGATCAGGCGCCTGCGCAGCGATCCCGACGAGCAACTGAGCGTACCCACCAGCGTCAGCCTCAAGCCGCTGGCGGCGAAGGGCGCGGCGGCCGACGAGAGCGAGATCCTCGACATCTTCCTCGAGGAAGCCGACGACCTGCTGGAGAACCTCGAACTGGCGCTCGGCCGCTGGGACGGCGGCAACGGCGACGCCCAGCCGCTGGACGACCTGCTGCGGATCCTGCACACCCTCAAGGGCGGTGCGCGCCTGGCCGGACAGACCGAGCTGGGCAACCTGGCCCACGACCTCGAGCAGCATCTCACCGATGCGCAGCAACAGGGCGCGCCGTGGCCGGACAGCCTGCTGCTGGATGCGCAGTCGGGGCTGGAAGGCCTGCAGCGGCAGGTCGACCTGTTGCGCGAGCGGCTGGCCGAGGACGACGAGGCCGGTGAGCGGCCCGAGCCCGCCCAGGCGCTGGTCCAGGCCGACGATACCGACCGCGCGGTGGCCTCCGCGCTGGCCGAGCTGACCCGCCTGGCCCCGGCGGCCGGCGCGATCATGGCGGCCGAGGCGGCGCCTCCGGCCGCCCCGGCCACCACCCTGCCGTTCGTGCGCAAGGCCCAGGAGGCGGCCCAGGAGGCCGCTTCCCGACGTGCCCCGCAGGAGCTGGTGAAGGTGCCGGCGGAACTGCTGGAGAACCTGGTCAACCTGGCGGGCGAGACCTCGATCTTCCGCGGCCGGGTCGAGCAGCAGGTGAGCGACGTCGGCTTCACCCTCGGCGAGATGGAGTCCACCATCGAGCGGGTGCGCGACCAGTTGCGCCGCCTCGACACCGAGACCCAGGCGCAGATCCTCTCGCGTCACCAGGCCGATGCCGAACGCGCCGGCTACGAAGAGTTCGACCCGCTGGAAATGGACCGCTATTCGCAGTTGCAGCAGCTCTCGCGCGCACTCTTCGAATCGGCCTCCGACCTTCTCGACCTGAAGGAAACCCTGGCGGCGAAGAACCGCGACGCGGAGACCCTGCTGCTGCAACAGGCGCGGGTCAACACCGAACTCCAGGAAGGCCTGATGCGCACCCGCATGGTGCCGTTCGATCGGCTGGTACCGCGTTTGCGGCGGATCGTCCGGCAGGTGGCCGGCGAGCTTGGCAAGCAGGTCGAATTCGTGGTCGGCAACGCCGACGGCGAGATGGATCGTACCGTCCTCGAACGCATCGTCGCGCCGCTGGAGCACATGCTGCGCAACGCCGTGGACCACGGCATCGAGTCCGGCGAGACGCGCCGCGCGGCGGGCAAGCCGGAGCACGGTACGATCCGCCTGAACATCGGCCGCGAGGGCGGCGACATCCTCCTCACCCTCTCCGACGACGGCGCCGGCATCCGCCTCGATGCGGTACGGCGCAAGGCCATCGAGCGTGGCCTGATGAGCGCCGACAGCGACCTCAGCGATCATGAAGTGCTGCAGTTCGTGCTCGAGTCCGGTTTCTCCACCGCCGAAAAGGTCACCCAGATCTCCGGGCGCGGCGTCGGCCTCGACGTGGCCAACTCCGAGGTCAAGCAGCTCGGCGGCTCGGTGAGCATCCAGACCGAGCCGGGCCAGGGCACCCGCTTCAACGTGCGGCTGCCGTTCACCGTGTCGGTGAACCGGGCGCTGATGGTGCTATCCGGCGAGGATCTCTACGCGGTGCCGCTGAACACCATCGAGGGCATCGTGCGGGTTTCGCCCTACGAACTGGAGGCGCTCTACGACCAGCGCGGCGAGGCGGGGCTGGATACGCCCAGCTTCGAATACGCCGGGCAGTCCTACGAACTGAAGTACCTCGGCGAGCTGCTGAACAACGGCCAGGAACCCAAGCTGGTCGGCCAGTCGCTGCCCTTGCCGGTGATCCTGGTGCGCTCCTCGGAGCATGCGGTGGCGGTGCAGGTCGACTCGCTGGCCGGTTCCCGCGAGATCGTGGTGAAGAGCCTCGGTCCGCAGTTCGCCGGGGTCGCCGGGATTTCCGGGGCGACCCTGCTCGGCGATGGCCGGGTGGTGGTGATCCTCGACCTGCTGGCGACCATCCGCTCCCGGCACGCGCTGCTCGGCCAGGAAAGCCGTCGCGAACGCCTGGCGCTGCGCCAGGAAATGGCGGCGAGCGAAAGCGAGCAGCAGCGGCCGCCGCTGGTCATGGTGGTGGACGACTCGGTCACCGTGCGCAAGGTCACCACCCGCCTGCTGGAGCGCAACGGCATGAACGTGTTGACCGCGAAGGACGGCGTGGACGCCATCGCCCAGCTCCAGGAGCACCGTCCGGACATCCTCCTGCTGGACATCGAGATGCCGCGCATGGACGGTTTCGAGGTCGCCACCCTGGTGCGCCACGACGAGCGCCTGGGCAACCTGCCGATCATCATGATCACCTCGCGGACCGGCGAGAAACACCGCGAGCGCGCGCTGGGCATCGGCGTCAACCAGTACCTCGGCAAGCCTTACCAGGAAACCGAGCTGCTCGAAGCCATCCAGTCCCTGGTCGGCCAGCATGAGTGA